The following are encoded in a window of Geobacter metallireducens GS-15 genomic DNA:
- the rnr gene encoding ribonuclease R — protein sequence MKRNRETVQAVIRERGGSAPFRELMLAFGVTKGERQSFKGFVDKLVTDGHLVRLRGNRYALADGENLVTGRLTCHPDGYGFVIPEGGGDDVYIPARALAGSMHGDTVEVRVETFKAGGKKEGRIVRTVTRGQTRVVGRFEQLKGFGVVVPDETRISQQIVISQQGIGRAKGGQTVVAEITAYPTEKRRPEGRIVEVLGWPDDPEVEVRTIIAKHGLPFEFPAEVLDEARAVPQAIGEKDLQGRTDLREIVTVTIDGETARDFDDAVAVRKERGGNIRLWVSIADVSHYVKPDAPLDREAYLRGTSVYFPDRCIPMLPEELSNGICSLNPRVERLTMTAEMLFTRSGTMKEATFYPSVIKSDARLTYTIVKKILVDGDAEAMAAHQELVPHLEVMRELAQSLTEKRRKRGSIDFDLPEPQIILDLQGETVDIIQAERNLAHRIIEEFMLAANEAVASHIEAKGIPSLYRVHEPPDPAKLIDFQEFIFNFGFHFRMEGDRVEPAEIQRLLVETEGTPEERMINQVLLRCMKQARYSHENLGHFGLAARCYTHFTSPIRRYPDLVVHRILKALLAGKITDKEIARLETTLPETAEQTSRRERVAMEAEREIVALKKAQFMLQKIGEDFDGYITGVTSFGLFVELTEIFVEGMVHISTMGDDYYRYVEKQHSLVGERTKETYRIGDKVRVTVAAVSIEKKQVEFVLAGLHERRPGASSPPGSEEYPRIAVTGKRPRVLEERRRQSKGDKKGSGKGKGPRGRRR from the coding sequence ATGAAACGGAATCGGGAAACGGTGCAGGCGGTGATCCGCGAGCGGGGCGGTTCTGCCCCTTTCCGGGAGCTGATGCTGGCTTTCGGGGTGACCAAGGGGGAGCGGCAGAGTTTCAAGGGGTTCGTGGACAAACTCGTCACTGACGGCCATCTCGTGCGACTCAGGGGAAACCGCTATGCCCTGGCCGATGGGGAGAATCTCGTGACCGGGCGGCTCACGTGCCACCCGGACGGCTACGGTTTCGTCATTCCCGAAGGGGGAGGGGACGACGTCTATATCCCGGCCCGGGCCCTTGCCGGGAGCATGCACGGTGACACGGTGGAGGTGCGGGTCGAGACCTTCAAGGCCGGCGGCAAGAAGGAGGGGCGGATCGTGCGGACCGTGACGCGGGGGCAAACCCGTGTCGTGGGGCGGTTCGAGCAACTCAAGGGATTCGGGGTCGTGGTTCCCGATGAAACCCGCATCAGCCAGCAGATTGTCATCTCTCAGCAGGGAATCGGTCGGGCCAAGGGGGGACAGACGGTCGTGGCCGAGATCACCGCCTACCCCACGGAGAAGCGCAGGCCCGAGGGGCGCATCGTGGAGGTGCTGGGGTGGCCCGACGACCCTGAAGTGGAAGTCCGGACCATTATCGCCAAGCACGGGCTCCCCTTCGAGTTCCCCGCCGAGGTGCTGGACGAGGCCCGGGCCGTTCCTCAGGCCATCGGGGAGAAGGATCTGCAGGGGCGTACCGATCTGCGGGAGATCGTGACCGTCACCATCGACGGCGAGACGGCCCGGGACTTCGACGATGCCGTGGCGGTCCGGAAGGAGCGGGGGGGGAACATCCGCCTCTGGGTCTCCATCGCCGATGTCTCCCATTACGTGAAGCCCGACGCGCCCCTGGACCGGGAGGCGTACCTGCGGGGGACCTCGGTCTACTTTCCCGACCGCTGTATCCCCATGCTCCCCGAGGAGCTTTCCAACGGCATCTGCTCCCTGAACCCCCGGGTGGAGCGGCTCACCATGACGGCGGAGATGCTCTTCACCCGCAGCGGCACCATGAAAGAGGCCACTTTCTACCCGAGCGTAATCAAAAGCGACGCCCGGCTCACCTACACCATTGTAAAAAAGATTCTCGTGGACGGCGATGCCGAGGCCATGGCGGCTCACCAGGAGCTGGTCCCTCACCTGGAAGTCATGCGGGAGTTGGCCCAGAGCCTCACGGAGAAGCGGCGTAAGCGGGGGAGCATCGACTTTGATCTCCCCGAGCCCCAGATTATCCTCGATCTCCAGGGGGAGACCGTCGACATCATCCAGGCCGAGCGGAACCTGGCCCACCGGATCATCGAGGAGTTCATGCTGGCCGCCAACGAGGCGGTTGCATCCCACATCGAGGCAAAGGGAATCCCCTCCCTCTACCGGGTCCACGAGCCCCCTGACCCGGCAAAGCTCATCGACTTCCAGGAGTTTATCTTCAATTTCGGCTTCCACTTCCGGATGGAGGGGGACCGGGTGGAGCCGGCGGAGATCCAGCGGCTTCTGGTGGAGACCGAGGGGACGCCGGAGGAGCGGATGATCAACCAGGTGCTCCTGCGGTGCATGAAGCAGGCCCGCTACAGTCACGAGAACCTGGGGCATTTCGGGCTTGCGGCCCGCTGTTACACCCACTTCACGTCCCCCATCCGCCGCTACCCTGACCTGGTCGTCCACCGCATCCTCAAGGCGCTCCTGGCCGGGAAGATTACCGACAAGGAGATCGCACGGCTGGAGACAACCCTCCCCGAAACGGCGGAGCAGACCAGCCGGCGGGAGCGGGTCGCCATGGAGGCGGAGCGGGAGATCGTGGCCCTCAAAAAGGCCCAGTTCATGCTCCAGAAGATCGGGGAGGACTTCGACGGCTACATCACCGGGGTCACGTCCTTCGGCCTTTTTGTGGAGCTGACGGAGATATTCGTGGAGGGGATGGTCCACATCTCCACCATGGGTGACGACTACTACCGCTATGTGGAGAAACAGCATTCCCTGGTGGGTGAGCGGACGAAGGAGACCTACCGGATCGGCGACAAGGTGCGGGTGACCGTGGCGGCGGTGAGCATCGAGAAGAAGCAGGTCGAGTTCGTGCTGGCCGGGCTTCATGAGCGGCGGCCCGGTGCCTCGTCGCCGCCGGGGTCGGAGGAGTACCCGCGGATTGCCGTCACGGGGAAGCGCCCCCGGGTTCTTGAAGAGCGACGACGCCAGTCGAAGGGAGATAAGAAGGGAAGCGGCAAGGGGAAGGGGCCACGCGGGAGGCGCCGGTAA
- the tatC gene encoding twin-arginine translocase subunit TatC: MSEENGKVLPFLEHLAELRKRLIIIIVTVVIGMGLAWNLSGDVLHFVTKPITGKTYLTDIKKQVYQEVGKRWPAAYQQFDLGKEVAAAPKERKLNYSAPLEPFFVQCKISIIAGFILALPIVFYQLWLFIAPGLTRKEKRLVVPFVTVSSISFCVGALFFLVIIWPVIINFSLSYEAEGLNSLFNMSAYVNFCLRLILLFGLIFDLPVLLLLLSRFGVVTYSFLARNRRYALLASSIVAAFHADLITMFVIMVPLYGMYEIGVWLVFLFGKRKPAPAEAEAGGEGE, translated from the coding sequence ATGAGCGAAGAGAACGGGAAAGTCCTGCCCTTTCTGGAGCATCTGGCCGAGCTCCGCAAGCGGCTCATCATCATAATCGTCACGGTCGTCATCGGCATGGGCCTCGCCTGGAACCTATCCGGCGACGTCCTCCACTTCGTCACCAAGCCGATCACCGGCAAGACGTACCTGACCGACATCAAGAAGCAGGTCTACCAGGAGGTGGGGAAGCGGTGGCCCGCCGCCTACCAGCAGTTCGATCTGGGCAAAGAGGTGGCTGCCGCCCCCAAGGAACGCAAGCTCAACTACAGCGCTCCCCTGGAGCCTTTTTTCGTCCAGTGCAAAATCTCGATCATCGCCGGTTTCATCCTGGCGCTTCCCATCGTCTTCTACCAGCTCTGGCTCTTCATCGCGCCGGGGCTCACCCGCAAGGAGAAGCGGCTGGTGGTTCCCTTCGTGACGGTGAGCTCCATCAGCTTTTGTGTCGGAGCGCTCTTTTTCCTGGTGATCATCTGGCCGGTCATCATCAACTTCTCCCTCTCCTACGAGGCTGAGGGGCTCAACAGCCTTTTCAACATGAGCGCCTACGTCAACTTCTGTCTCCGGTTGATTTTGCTGTTCGGCCTCATTTTCGACCTCCCTGTCCTGTTGCTCCTGCTGTCCCGCTTCGGGGTCGTGACCTATTCCTTCCTGGCCCGCAACCGGCGCTACGCGCTCCTGGCCAGTTCCATTGTCGCCGCATTCCATGCGGACCTCATCACCATGTTTGTCATCATGGTCCCCCTCTACGGGATGTACGAGATCGGCGTCTGGCTCGTGTTCCTTTTCGGCAAGAGAAAGCCCGCCCCGGCAGAAGCCGAGGCCGGCGGGGAGGGGGAGTAA
- a CDS encoding bifunctional riboflavin kinase/FAD synthetase, whose protein sequence is MHIFRSIEEIAEKLPNAVVTIGNFDGVHLGHREIFRRVKREAAAIGGVSLVITFIPHPIKMLGVKKGFRLISTYAEKETLLEASGIDYLLIIPFTGEFASISAERFVRDILVGTIGVRKLIIGYDYAFGKNRQGDVTMLRRMGEELGFTVDMLEPITSGDLVYSSTAVRQMVAEGDVRGVVRLLGRHFSVGGTVVHGRQRGKGLGFPTANLQTDKELIPKPGVYAVKVKVEETTYDGACNIGDNPTFGNGSLSIEVFIFDFDGDIYGREVRLYFVDRIRDEVTFPNPQVLQEAIARDVARCRELLRDVAIIEYQEYLAEEAP, encoded by the coding sequence ATGCACATATTCAGGAGCATTGAAGAGATAGCGGAGAAGCTTCCCAATGCCGTGGTAACCATTGGCAACTTCGACGGGGTTCACCTGGGGCACCGGGAGATCTTCCGGCGGGTTAAGCGGGAGGCGGCGGCCATTGGCGGCGTGTCCCTGGTCATCACCTTCATTCCCCACCCCATTAAGATGCTGGGAGTGAAGAAAGGGTTCCGCCTGATCAGTACCTATGCCGAGAAGGAGACCCTCCTGGAGGCATCGGGGATCGACTATCTCCTGATCATTCCCTTCACCGGGGAGTTCGCCTCCATCAGTGCCGAGCGGTTCGTGCGGGATATCCTCGTGGGGACCATCGGGGTCCGCAAGCTCATCATCGGGTATGACTATGCCTTCGGCAAAAACCGCCAAGGGGATGTGACGATGCTCCGCCGCATGGGGGAAGAGTTGGGCTTCACGGTGGACATGCTCGAACCGATAACCTCCGGCGACCTCGTCTACAGCAGCACCGCTGTGCGGCAGATGGTCGCCGAGGGTGATGTGCGGGGGGTGGTCCGGCTCCTGGGGCGCCATTTCTCCGTGGGGGGAACGGTGGTCCACGGCCGTCAGCGGGGGAAGGGGCTTGGGTTTCCGACCGCAAATCTCCAGACCGACAAGGAGCTGATTCCCAAACCCGGCGTCTACGCCGTAAAGGTGAAGGTCGAAGAGACCACCTATGACGGGGCGTGCAATATCGGCGACAACCCCACTTTCGGCAACGGGAGCCTCTCCATCGAGGTGTTCATCTTCGATTTCGACGGAGATATCTACGGGCGCGAGGTGCGGCTCTACTTCGTGGACCGGATCAGGGACGAGGTGACGTTTCCCAATCCCCAGGTCCTCCAGGAGGCCATCGCCCGTGACGTGGCGCGGTGCCGGGAGCTTTTGCGCGACGTTGCCATCATCGAGTACCAGGAGTACCTGGCAGAGGAAGCCCCGTGA
- a CDS encoding lysylphosphatidylglycerol synthase transmembrane domain-containing protein, whose product MTALAGDKRLWLGIGVSIALLALLFRSVDPAELIRAFRGIQGIWLVPAVVFTFLSYLMRAVRWKYLLSPLKQTSFPNLVSATLIGYMANNLLPARLGELVRAYVLGEQEGIGTGAVVATLVIDRLADGFTVLLLLVTAVFTLRLPPGSEAAQQGLVAGGYITLGLYLAVVVFLVLLRRNTMGTIRLLERLLRPFPGKIAEKVIPFLGAFIDGARITPHWRERLALVASSLVIWGFAVFPIHCVLKAFGLNFPIPVSLFIMVLLVFAVMVPASPGFVGTYHAACVYGLLALGVPRGMALSVAIVIHGINFFPVIVVGLACLWRENLSLSALSKKAVR is encoded by the coding sequence GTGACCGCTCTCGCCGGCGACAAACGCCTCTGGCTCGGGATCGGGGTCAGTATTGCCCTGCTGGCGCTCCTCTTCCGCTCCGTCGACCCGGCGGAACTCATCCGGGCCTTTCGGGGGATCCAGGGAATCTGGCTCGTCCCCGCCGTTGTCTTTACCTTCCTCAGCTACCTCATGAGGGCGGTCCGCTGGAAGTACCTCCTCTCACCCCTCAAGCAGACCTCCTTCCCAAACCTTGTCTCCGCAACCCTTATCGGGTACATGGCCAACAACCTCCTGCCGGCCCGGCTCGGGGAGCTGGTGCGGGCCTACGTTCTCGGAGAGCAGGAGGGGATCGGCACGGGGGCGGTGGTGGCGACCCTGGTCATCGACCGGCTGGCCGACGGTTTCACGGTGCTCCTTCTGCTGGTGACGGCCGTCTTCACTCTGCGTCTTCCGCCGGGGAGCGAAGCGGCCCAGCAGGGGCTCGTGGCGGGGGGGTACATCACCCTCGGGCTCTACCTGGCGGTCGTGGTCTTCCTGGTCCTCCTGAGGCGGAACACCATGGGGACCATCCGGCTCCTTGAGCGGCTTCTGAGGCCTTTTCCCGGTAAAATTGCCGAGAAGGTCATCCCCTTTCTCGGGGCGTTCATCGACGGGGCGCGGATTACCCCCCACTGGAGGGAGCGGCTGGCCCTTGTGGCCTCGTCACTCGTCATCTGGGGGTTCGCGGTTTTCCCCATCCATTGCGTGCTCAAGGCCTTCGGGCTGAATTTTCCCATCCCTGTTTCGCTTTTTATCATGGTTCTCCTCGTTTTCGCCGTCATGGTCCCGGCCTCTCCCGGTTTCGTGGGGACCTACCACGCCGCGTGCGTGTACGGATTACTCGCCCTGGGGGTGCCGAGAGGGATGGCCTTGAGTGTGGCCATTGTCATTCATGGAATAAATTTTTTCCCCGTCATCGTTGTGGGACTTGCCTGCCTCTGGCGGGAGAACCTGTCGCTCTCGGCCCTTAGCAAGAAGGCGGTGCGGTGA
- a CDS encoding class I SAM-dependent methyltransferase — protein sequence MEHRLAWYPTPSYLVKRKAIVEFLEKVPVRRVLEVGCGAGDLLRFLAGRGYAGVGIDLSAEAVAAARAIADLSRFRVEQAEVDDVSGIFEVVIASEVLEHCLDDVAFLRKLRRKTAEGGRLILTVPARMAKWGANDELCGHLRRYEREELRARLVEAGFEPLTVVSYGVPIYNLMKPFYDRAVVGKVTEVELLERRTEKSGGMRLLPRLGGLFALLFNDVTMYPFYLIQRLFYRTDLGNGYVAVALNPRGEG from the coding sequence ATGGAGCACAGGCTCGCGTGGTATCCCACCCCCAGCTACCTGGTGAAGCGGAAGGCTATCGTTGAGTTTCTGGAGAAGGTGCCGGTGCGGCGGGTCCTTGAAGTGGGGTGCGGCGCCGGCGACCTTCTCCGGTTTCTTGCAGGGCGTGGTTACGCTGGTGTTGGGATCGACCTTTCGGCCGAAGCGGTGGCAGCGGCCCGGGCGATTGCGGACCTGTCCCGCTTTCGCGTGGAGCAGGCCGAGGTTGACGATGTGTCGGGAATCTTCGAGGTTGTGATTGCCTCGGAAGTCCTTGAGCACTGTCTCGATGACGTGGCTTTCCTCCGGAAGCTCCGCCGGAAGACGGCGGAAGGCGGGCGCCTGATTCTGACGGTGCCGGCCCGCATGGCCAAGTGGGGTGCCAATGACGAGTTGTGCGGCCATTTACGCCGCTACGAGCGGGAGGAACTTCGAGCACGGCTTGTGGAAGCAGGATTTGAACCCCTCACCGTCGTTTCCTACGGGGTGCCGATTTACAATTTGATGAAGCCATTTTACGATCGGGCCGTTGTGGGGAAGGTGACAGAGGTGGAGCTGCTGGAGAGACGGACTGAAAAGAGTGGCGGGATGCGGTTGCTGCCGAGGCTCGGCGGACTCTTCGCACTTCTCTTTAACGACGTGACCATGTACCCGTTTTACCTTATTCAAAGGCTCTTTTACCGAACCGATCTCGGTAACGGTTATGTGGCGGTTGCTCTGAATCCGCGTGGAGAGGGGTAG
- a CDS encoding glycosyltransferase family 117 protein yields the protein MFSSFFRRVDPFAVLAVTVPLAIYLLTLAPSVTFFDSGEFITAIHSLGTAHSPGYPFFVNYAKPFTWLPFGNIAFRVNIATAVSAAAACYGAYLLVLVMLPGGDADGAAMPRYVARGCALAAALAFAFSARLWLQSNHDKPYPLVSFIVAVVFWALLRFRTRYDEGEECPHYVYLGAFLCGLATGAHQTIILMLPSFAWLIISKDWRLLGRVKEFLIAVAFGLLGFAIQLHMPVRALKNPLLNWGDPRTLDQFLWNLLRKGYPSDPPVRDLTLLWQQLCAFNVPSEFTWVGIGLLVLGLVVSCRRRRDEVIAYFLGIGTSLVVIVGHFNAQADLIFLTEEFFTPLYLLSAVFIGVGLFWLLRRAVDSIQVEKLTSVPIKVLVLVFTLMLPGTICALNYYENDQHDNYVAFDYATNTFRSLPHNTALFTWGDSGAFPLWYLQGVERMREDLDLLHTPHLVFRWYLDAFPHLFGQSMLRAVPEDAQSAESALKMAVAEQIGRRPVFIDFSTRYSLPFAEYGMQQRGIAYRLIQGGKDTVYPPDLSVWGLYSSRGYTSQMGFRDLDTGKAILIYAMARLEGGEILLRTGYRSPGVEELRLAAAIAPELRGQVEQMLGAYGVR from the coding sequence ATGTTTTCATCTTTTTTTAGACGGGTTGATCCCTTTGCGGTGCTGGCAGTGACAGTACCGCTCGCCATCTATCTCCTGACCCTCGCCCCGTCGGTCACCTTTTTCGACAGCGGCGAATTCATCACCGCTATCCATTCCCTCGGCACAGCCCATTCGCCGGGCTATCCCTTCTTCGTCAACTACGCCAAACCGTTCACCTGGCTCCCCTTCGGGAACATCGCCTTCCGCGTCAATATCGCCACGGCGGTTTCGGCGGCTGCAGCCTGCTATGGAGCGTACCTTCTGGTGCTGGTCATGCTTCCCGGCGGGGATGCCGACGGCGCTGCGATGCCGCGCTACGTTGCCCGGGGATGCGCCCTCGCCGCGGCCCTGGCCTTTGCCTTCTCGGCCCGCCTCTGGCTCCAGTCGAACCATGACAAGCCCTATCCCCTGGTCTCGTTCATCGTCGCCGTGGTTTTCTGGGCGCTGCTCCGCTTCCGTACGCGCTACGACGAAGGGGAGGAATGTCCCCACTACGTCTATCTCGGGGCATTCCTCTGCGGACTTGCCACCGGCGCCCACCAGACAATCATCCTCATGCTGCCGTCCTTTGCCTGGCTCATTATCTCCAAGGATTGGCGGCTCCTGGGGAGGGTAAAGGAATTCCTCATCGCCGTCGCCTTTGGCCTGCTCGGGTTTGCCATCCAGCTTCATATGCCGGTTCGAGCCTTGAAGAATCCTCTCCTCAACTGGGGAGATCCCCGGACATTGGATCAATTTCTCTGGAATCTGCTCCGCAAGGGATATCCCAGCGACCCTCCAGTTCGGGATCTGACGCTACTCTGGCAACAACTGTGCGCCTTCAACGTGCCGTCGGAGTTTACCTGGGTGGGAATCGGCCTCCTGGTGCTGGGGCTTGTGGTCAGTTGCCGGAGGCGGCGGGATGAGGTGATTGCCTACTTTCTCGGTATCGGCACCTCGCTTGTTGTCATCGTGGGTCACTTTAATGCGCAGGCTGACCTGATCTTCCTTACCGAAGAGTTTTTCACCCCCCTCTATCTTCTCTCCGCCGTTTTCATCGGGGTGGGACTGTTCTGGCTTCTGCGGCGGGCCGTCGACAGTATTCAAGTCGAAAAATTGACGTCGGTGCCGATAAAGGTACTCGTCCTGGTTTTTACCCTGATGCTCCCTGGGACCATCTGCGCCCTCAACTACTACGAGAACGACCAGCATGACAATTATGTGGCCTTCGACTACGCCACGAATACCTTCCGGTCGCTCCCACATAATACCGCTCTATTCACCTGGGGGGACAGCGGCGCCTTCCCTCTCTGGTATCTCCAGGGGGTCGAACGGATGCGGGAGGACCTGGATCTGCTCCACACGCCACATCTGGTCTTCCGGTGGTATCTGGATGCCTTTCCCCACCTCTTCGGCCAGAGCATGCTGCGGGCCGTGCCCGAAGACGCCCAGTCGGCCGAGTCGGCCCTGAAGATGGCAGTGGCCGAACAGATTGGTCGCAGGCCGGTCTTTATCGATTTCTCCACCCGCTACTCGCTCCCCTTTGCCGAGTACGGCATGCAGCAGCGGGGGATTGCCTACCGCCTGATCCAGGGAGGGAAGGATACGGTCTACCCCCCTGACCTCTCTGTCTGGGGTCTCTACAGCAGCCGGGGCTACACGAGCCAGATGGGGTTCCGGGATCTCGACACGGGGAAGGCAATCCTGATCTATGCCATGGCAAGGCTTGAGGGGGGAGAGATTTTGCTGCGGACGGGATACCGTTCCCCGGGGGTGGAAGAACTGCGCCTGGCCGCCGCCATCGCGCCAGAACTGAGGGGTCAGGTGGAGCAGATGCTCGGCGCGTACGGGGTGAGGTGA
- the aroE gene encoding shikimate dehydrogenase, whose translation MDITGKTRVLGIIGWPVAHSLSPLMQNAALEAMGLDWIYVPFAVRPEDLASAVAGLRTLGVSGFNVTIPHKTAIIPLLDRITPEARLMGAVNTVKREGDDLVGYNTDGEGFIRSLAEDLGFVPAGRRILVLGAGGAARAAVASLARGGAATVMIANRSVARGEELVEAFQGVFGGTQFAAMPLDIPLINAEVQNFDLLVNTTSVGMGETAFEGLDISRMNPAASVYDMVYAPWETPLLAEASRGGRRCANGIGMLVAQGECALAIWTGMEPPPGIMRRRVLAALKR comes from the coding sequence ATGGATATCACGGGAAAGACACGGGTGCTTGGCATTATCGGCTGGCCGGTGGCCCATTCCCTGTCGCCGCTCATGCAGAACGCCGCCCTGGAGGCCATGGGGCTCGACTGGATCTACGTTCCCTTCGCCGTGCGCCCGGAAGACCTCGCCAGTGCCGTGGCGGGACTCAGGACCCTTGGCGTTTCCGGATTCAACGTGACCATCCCCCACAAGACCGCCATCATCCCCCTTCTTGACCGTATTACCCCCGAGGCGCGCCTCATGGGGGCGGTCAACACGGTGAAACGGGAAGGGGATGATCTTGTGGGTTACAATACCGACGGTGAGGGCTTCATCCGGTCCCTGGCGGAAGACCTCGGGTTTGTCCCGGCCGGAAGGCGCATCCTTGTCCTGGGAGCTGGGGGAGCGGCCCGGGCTGCTGTGGCATCACTGGCCCGGGGAGGGGCCGCTACCGTCATGATTGCCAACCGGAGCGTGGCCAGGGGGGAGGAGCTGGTGGAAGCATTTCAAGGTGTGTTTGGCGGCACGCAATTTGCTGCAATGCCTCTCGATATCCCCCTGATCAATGCAGAAGTCCAAAATTTTGACTTGCTCGTTAATACCACGTCCGTGGGGATGGGGGAAACCGCATTCGAAGGGCTCGATATCTCGCGCATGAACCCCGCTGCTTCCGTGTACGACATGGTCTATGCCCCCTGGGAAACACCGCTTCTTGCCGAGGCATCCCGGGGGGGGAGGCGGTGCGCGAACGGGATCGGCATGCTTGTGGCGCAGGGTGAGTGCGCCCTTGCCATCTGGACCGGCATGGAGCCGCCACCCGGCATCATGAGGAGACGTGTTCTGGCAGCCCTGAAGCGCTAA
- the pilB gene encoding type IV-A pilus assembly ATPase PilB, which produces MQASRLGELLVRNNVITKEQLAKALEEQKSADGQQRLGSILIKNGLISEPDLTSFLSKQYGVPSINLSEFEAEQAVVKIIPADVAQKYQIVPVNRAGSTLIIAMADPSNIFAIDDIKFMTGYNVEVVVASESAIKAAIDKYYDQSASLADVMGDLEMDDLEVIDTDDEVDVSSLERATEDAPVVKLVNLILTDAIKRKASDIHIEPYERSFRVRYRIDGVLYEVMKPPLKLKNAITSRIKIMAELDIAERRLPQDGRIKIKLGGGQDMDYRVSVLPTLFGEKVVLRLLDKSNLQLDMTKLGYEPDALHYFKEAIHKPFGMVLVTGPTGSGKTVSLYSALGELNKTTENISTAEDPVEFNFAGINQVQMHEDIGLNFAAALRSFLRQDPDIIMIGEIRDFETAEIAIKAALTGHLVLSTLHTNDAPATINRLLNMGVEPFLVASAVNLITAQRLARRVCSECKQPEEIPIQALIDAGVSPDEAPSYVCYKGTGCVKCNNTGYKGRVGFYQVMPMLEEIRELILNGANTAEIKRESMRLGIKTMRQSGLTKLKEGVTSFEEVLRVTVADD; this is translated from the coding sequence ATGCAGGCCAGCAGACTGGGAGAACTCCTGGTTCGAAATAACGTCATCACCAAAGAGCAGCTCGCCAAGGCCCTTGAGGAGCAGAAGAGCGCAGACGGGCAGCAGCGCCTCGGCTCCATTCTCATCAAGAACGGTCTCATCTCCGAACCTGATCTTACCTCGTTCCTTTCCAAGCAGTACGGTGTTCCCTCCATCAACCTGAGCGAATTCGAGGCCGAGCAGGCGGTCGTCAAGATCATCCCCGCCGATGTGGCCCAGAAGTACCAGATCGTCCCGGTGAACAGGGCCGGTTCCACCCTGATCATCGCCATGGCCGACCCATCCAATATCTTCGCCATCGATGACATCAAGTTCATGACCGGCTACAACGTGGAGGTGGTGGTGGCCTCCGAGTCGGCCATCAAGGCGGCCATCGACAAGTACTACGACCAGTCTGCGTCCCTGGCCGATGTCATGGGCGACCTGGAGATGGACGATCTCGAGGTGATCGACACCGACGACGAGGTGGATGTATCGTCCCTGGAGCGGGCCACCGAAGACGCTCCGGTCGTGAAGCTCGTGAACCTGATCCTGACCGACGCCATCAAGCGGAAGGCCAGCGATATCCATATCGAGCCCTACGAGCGGTCGTTCCGGGTCCGTTACCGGATTGACGGGGTCCTCTACGAGGTGATGAAACCCCCCCTGAAGCTCAAGAACGCCATCACATCCCGAATCAAGATCATGGCCGAGCTGGACATCGCCGAACGGCGCCTCCCCCAGGACGGCCGGATCAAGATTAAGCTTGGCGGCGGCCAGGACATGGACTACAGGGTATCGGTTCTTCCGACCCTCTTCGGGGAGAAGGTAGTCCTGCGGCTCCTGGATAAGTCGAACTTGCAGCTGGACATGACCAAGCTGGGTTACGAGCCCGATGCGCTCCACTATTTCAAGGAGGCGATCCACAAGCCCTTCGGCATGGTGCTCGTCACCGGTCCCACGGGGAGCGGCAAGACGGTCTCCCTATACTCGGCCTTGGGAGAGCTCAACAAGACCACTGAAAACATCTCCACTGCCGAAGACCCGGTAGAGTTCAACTTTGCCGGCATCAACCAGGTGCAGATGCACGAGGATATCGGCCTCAACTTCGCCGCTGCTCTCCGCTCATTTCTGCGCCAGGACCCTGACATTATCATGATCGGCGAGATCCGTGACTTCGAGACCGCCGAGATCGCCATCAAGGCGGCCCTCACCGGGCACCTGGTCCTCTCCACCCTTCACACCAACGATGCCCCGGCCACCATCAACCGCCTCCTCAACATGGGGGTCGAGCCGTTCCTGGTGGCGTCGGCCGTGAACCTGATTACCGCCCAGCGTCTTGCCCGCCGGGTCTGCTCCGAGTGCAAACAGCCGGAAGAGATCCCGATCCAGGCCCTCATCGATGCCGGTGTTTCCCCCGACGAGGCGCCGAGCTACGTCTGCTACAAGGGGACCGGCTGCGTCAAGTGCAACAACACCGGCTACAAGGGACGGGTTGGCTTCTATCAGGTCATGCCGATGCTGGAGGAGATCCGGGAGTTGATCCTTAACGGCGCCAATACCGCGGAGATCAAGCGGGAGTCCATGAGGCTCGGGATCAAGACCATGCGCCAGTCGGGGCTTACCAAGCTGAAAGAGGGCGTTACGTCCTTTGAGGAGGTGCTGCGGGTCACCGTGGCCGACGATTAA